A window of Pirellula sp. SH-Sr6A contains these coding sequences:
- a CDS encoding dihydrofolate reductase family protein, giving the protein MKTIYYTASSLDGFIATQDDSLQWLFALGNPTDSSYPEFISQVGALAMGASTYLWLVQNSEQVKAETGSAWPYSQPAWIFTSRDLPRIENADLRFAQGDVIPVHHEMKVAAEGKNIWIVGGGDLAGQFYDSGLLDEVIIQIGSVSLGSGKPVLPRQILPPQLQLQSAQQRGSGFVELRYLISKSASSIPSS; this is encoded by the coding sequence ATGAAAACGATCTACTACACCGCGTCCAGTCTCGACGGTTTTATCGCGACACAAGACGATTCACTGCAGTGGCTCTTCGCGCTGGGAAACCCGACGGATTCAAGTTACCCCGAGTTCATTTCCCAGGTTGGCGCCCTGGCTATGGGGGCATCCACTTACCTTTGGTTGGTTCAAAACAGCGAACAAGTCAAGGCGGAAACGGGTTCCGCTTGGCCCTATTCCCAGCCCGCATGGATTTTTACCTCGCGAGACTTGCCACGCATCGAGAATGCAGACTTGCGATTTGCGCAAGGTGACGTCATCCCCGTGCATCACGAAATGAAAGTTGCGGCCGAGGGCAAAAACATTTGGATCGTAGGAGGAGGCGATTTGGCGGGACAGTTTTACGATTCCGGATTGCTCGATGAAGTGATCATCCAAATCGGTTCCGTTAGCTTGGGGAGTGGCAAGCCGGTCCTTCCTCGTCAAATCCTCCCACCACAACTCCAACTTCAATCCGCTCAACAGCGAGGTTCTGGGTTCGTCGAGCTTCGTTATCTCATTTCCAAATCCGCTTCATCCATTCCATCCTCATGA
- a CDS encoding M24 family metallopeptidase yields the protein MAPHLRIRQQRLFRELRHQSIERLLITSPFNVTYLTGFTGEDSFLYVEGETLTVWSDARYEEQIGEECPDLALEIRKPTELLVDAIPRWLGKKKVHALHVETGMTSYAQWERLSQQMGAQSLTPCNGIVERLRECKDDVELAAIERAIQIAERAFLAMRSMLADDWTEKKVADTLETNIRQLGGTTSAFKSIVGVGPRAALPHGRPSSKTISEDPFVLVDWGAKEDLYLSDITRVILTGKPSSKLQKVYQTVLHAQMAAIHAIRPGVLMSEIDAIARGVIEQAGFGKRFTHSLGHGFGLQIHETVRLARGQDRPLEPNMVVTVEPGIYLPGVLGVRIEDDILVTKDGHRVLSHLPKEWDEIA from the coding sequence ATGGCCCCTCATCTTCGCATTCGACAGCAACGGCTTTTCCGGGAACTTCGTCATCAATCGATCGAGCGGCTGCTGATCACCTCCCCGTTCAATGTGACTTACCTAACGGGCTTCACCGGCGAGGACAGTTTCTTGTATGTCGAAGGAGAGACGCTGACGGTTTGGAGCGACGCTCGTTACGAGGAACAGATCGGTGAAGAATGCCCCGACTTGGCGTTGGAAATCCGGAAACCGACCGAGCTTTTGGTCGATGCGATCCCCAGATGGCTGGGAAAGAAGAAAGTGCATGCCCTCCACGTAGAAACCGGCATGACCAGTTACGCGCAATGGGAGAGACTGAGCCAGCAAATGGGGGCGCAGTCCCTGACGCCTTGTAACGGGATCGTAGAACGATTGCGAGAATGCAAAGATGATGTGGAGCTTGCTGCGATCGAGCGAGCGATCCAAATCGCCGAAAGAGCGTTCCTCGCGATGCGGTCGATGCTCGCCGATGATTGGACGGAGAAGAAAGTAGCCGATACTCTCGAAACCAATATCCGCCAACTCGGCGGAACAACGAGCGCCTTCAAATCCATCGTGGGGGTGGGACCGCGAGCAGCATTGCCGCACGGCCGCCCCTCCTCCAAAACCATTTCCGAGGACCCCTTCGTACTCGTAGATTGGGGGGCCAAAGAAGATCTCTATTTAAGCGACATCACACGTGTCATTCTGACAGGCAAACCTAGCTCCAAGCTCCAAAAAGTTTATCAGACGGTATTGCATGCGCAGATGGCGGCTATCCATGCGATCCGACCTGGAGTATTGATGAGCGAGATCGATGCAATTGCCCGTGGGGTGATCGAGCAAGCGGGGTTTGGAAAGAGGTTCACGCACTCGCTTGGGCATGGATTCGGATTGCAGATCCACGAAACCGTGAGGTTGGCTCGCGGGCAAGATCGGCCGTTGGAACCGAACATGGTCGTGACGGTCGAGCCGGGTATCTATTTACCGGGGGTGCTCGGAGTACGTATCGAAGACGATATTCTCGTCACAAAGGACGGGCATCGTGTCCTTTCTCATCTACCCAAAGAGTGGGACGAAATTGCTTAA
- the lnt gene encoding apolipoprotein N-acyltransferase, with amino-acid sequence MSNPCKESTSQQPPPWLPIVLMGLGAGFYWLGLPPLKQPWAGFLAAFFFAAAIYAPCSWKRSTLFGVYGVGCLLWLGLLQGIRLAYWPLYGGWIALSLYVAIYLPAYMVIGRSLRMTFCVPFPIACAVSWTGLELIRSYVATGFSACMLGHSQTPWPPMLDIAAHFGMFGVSFFVMLSGASICFFLAKFLERNCEDRPSSSKWERFGAAVAATVCLVWVAGSIVNFLRYERFLAEHEPIKPLGRVLLVQGNMPTMFESDPEGLRVSWSEYARQSRRSVSDEREQRIDAVLWPESAFDDGVPLPGWFDWDGASDFPPEWPNEPAELVSVIERRLREKWARLTPDAPFPITYLVGSGVLRLSDQRLRRYNAALWIQPPMATDATPKVEYYSKRHLVMFGEYIPFADWFPGLMASFGLGALDSGDRFVAWSLPSGAILAPSVCFEDVVPQLVHRQVLELSRQGQTPDLLVNITNDAWFRGSSLLDHHLNNAIGCAVETRRPMLVAANSGISAWIDGSGRIVRSLKRFEEGTILAEPIPDARWGLWQRVGDLPARAIAFISMFPLFRSIIRFFYLRFLTRVRRRSPAI; translated from the coding sequence ATGAGCAACCCTTGTAAGGAGTCAACGTCGCAGCAGCCGCCTCCTTGGCTTCCCATCGTTTTGATGGGACTCGGTGCTGGCTTCTATTGGTTAGGCCTCCCTCCGCTAAAGCAACCATGGGCAGGTTTCCTGGCTGCATTCTTTTTCGCGGCAGCCATCTACGCTCCTTGCAGTTGGAAACGTTCGACTTTGTTCGGCGTCTATGGAGTGGGATGCTTGTTATGGTTGGGATTGCTGCAGGGCATTCGATTGGCCTATTGGCCTCTTTATGGTGGGTGGATTGCGTTGAGTTTGTACGTCGCCATTTATCTACCTGCATACATGGTGATTGGACGCTCGCTGCGAATGACTTTTTGCGTACCCTTTCCGATCGCGTGCGCAGTGAGTTGGACGGGCTTGGAGCTGATCCGTTCCTACGTAGCGACTGGTTTTTCCGCTTGCATGCTCGGCCATTCGCAAACTCCGTGGCCACCCATGCTCGACATCGCAGCCCACTTCGGCATGTTTGGCGTAAGCTTTTTTGTGATGCTATCCGGTGCATCGATTTGTTTTTTTCTCGCGAAGTTCCTCGAGCGAAATTGCGAGGATCGGCCATCGAGTTCCAAGTGGGAACGTTTTGGTGCAGCCGTTGCTGCAACCGTGTGTTTGGTGTGGGTTGCAGGGTCGATCGTCAATTTCCTTCGTTATGAACGTTTTTTAGCAGAGCATGAGCCAATCAAGCCGCTCGGGCGGGTACTGCTAGTGCAAGGAAATATGCCGACGATGTTCGAATCGGACCCTGAAGGATTGCGGGTCTCTTGGTCGGAATACGCGAGACAATCAAGACGATCGGTATCGGACGAACGGGAGCAACGCATCGACGCAGTCTTATGGCCAGAGAGTGCGTTCGACGATGGCGTTCCATTGCCAGGGTGGTTTGACTGGGATGGTGCAAGCGACTTTCCTCCCGAGTGGCCGAACGAACCTGCAGAGCTGGTCTCCGTGATCGAACGTCGATTGCGTGAGAAGTGGGCTCGATTGACCCCGGACGCTCCTTTCCCAATAACCTACCTCGTCGGGTCAGGGGTTCTTCGGTTGTCGGACCAACGGTTGCGGCGGTACAACGCGGCCTTGTGGATCCAACCGCCGATGGCGACCGACGCTACCCCCAAGGTGGAATATTACAGCAAACGTCATTTGGTCATGTTTGGTGAGTATATTCCTTTCGCCGATTGGTTCCCCGGGTTAATGGCATCCTTTGGGCTTGGGGCATTGGACTCGGGCGATCGCTTTGTTGCATGGAGTCTTCCCTCGGGGGCCATTTTGGCTCCGAGTGTCTGCTTTGAAGACGTCGTGCCCCAGTTGGTACATCGGCAAGTATTGGAATTAAGCAGGCAAGGACAAACTCCGGATCTCCTAGTCAATATCACCAACGACGCTTGGTTTCGCGGCTCTAGCTTGTTGGATCACCATTTAAATAACGCGATCGGGTGTGCGGTGGAGACTCGCAGGCCGATGCTGGTTGCCGCGAACTCTGGAATTTCCGCGTGGATCGATGGCAGTGGACGCATCGTTCGTTCGCTCAAACGTTTCGAGGAAGGTACCATCTTGGCAGAGCCTATCCCGGATGCGCGTTGGGGGCTTTGGCAACGCGTGGGGGATCTGCCTGCTCGGGCGATTGCCTTCATCTCGATGTTTCCACTCTTCCGTTCGATCATTCGGTTTTTCTATCTTCGTTTCCTCACCAGAGTGCGACGACGGAGCCCAGCAATATGA
- a CDS encoding thymidine phosphorylase, whose protein sequence is MIPAKLIAKKRDGHELSTEEIRDVIVAYAKGDLPEYQMAALAMAIYLRGMTDREIIDLTMAMVASGDTLAPIGSTPRVDKHSTGGLGDKTSLIIAPMLACLGFHVPMVSGRGLGITGGTLDKLEAIPGYRTDLNENEIAKQLENVGCTITGATDRLVPADRKLYALRDVTATVPSIPLITASIMSKKIAESLHGLVLDVKFGSGSFQRDASQARVLKSKLQRIGELAGVKTFALLSDMTQPLGEMIGNACEVLEAIEVLQGRGSSSVRSLSIELSARLLTCLNPSCDLAIQRHRLTGLLESGEAFAKFEQMVVAQGGDWKRMAPLEKENPVLASPSMRGVLTEMDCLAIGYGMIDLGGGRAKKEDVVKPGVGIRWLTPLGTVVTPGQTLAVIYSNDRMEASAVGEAIKKGLKFDSRSTREFPPLWDAN, encoded by the coding sequence ATGATCCCAGCTAAATTGATCGCCAAAAAGCGAGATGGTCACGAGTTGTCCACCGAGGAAATTCGGGATGTGATCGTCGCGTACGCGAAGGGAGATTTGCCTGAGTACCAGATGGCGGCCCTAGCTATGGCGATTTATCTACGAGGAATGACCGACCGAGAAATCATCGATCTCACCATGGCAATGGTGGCGTCGGGAGATACGCTTGCACCGATTGGCTCGACCCCTCGAGTGGACAAGCACTCCACGGGAGGATTGGGGGATAAGACTTCATTGATCATAGCGCCCATGCTAGCCTGTTTGGGATTCCATGTCCCGATGGTCAGCGGACGCGGTTTGGGTATCACCGGAGGAACGCTTGATAAGCTTGAGGCAATACCGGGATATCGAACCGATCTCAATGAAAACGAGATTGCCAAACAGCTTGAGAATGTTGGGTGCACGATCACCGGTGCAACGGATCGTCTCGTTCCAGCAGACCGCAAACTTTATGCTCTTCGCGATGTGACCGCGACTGTTCCGTCCATTCCATTGATTACGGCGAGCATCATGTCAAAGAAGATCGCCGAGTCTCTCCACGGTCTTGTGCTCGACGTTAAGTTCGGGAGCGGAAGTTTTCAGCGCGATGCATCGCAGGCTCGCGTATTGAAGTCGAAGTTGCAGAGGATTGGCGAGTTGGCTGGGGTCAAGACGTTTGCACTTCTTTCAGACATGACCCAACCTTTGGGGGAAATGATTGGAAACGCATGCGAGGTGCTGGAGGCTATCGAAGTGTTGCAAGGCAGGGGGAGTTCTTCGGTTCGAAGTCTCTCGATCGAGCTATCGGCACGACTGCTGACTTGTCTCAATCCCTCGTGTGATTTGGCAATTCAGAGGCATCGGCTGACCGGTTTGCTGGAGTCGGGTGAAGCGTTCGCGAAATTCGAACAGATGGTTGTAGCGCAAGGAGGGGATTGGAAACGTATGGCTCCGCTGGAGAAAGAGAATCCGGTCCTTGCATCCCCTTCGATGCGAGGAGTTTTGACGGAAATGGATTGCCTTGCAATCGGCTATGGGATGATCGATTTGGGAGGAGGAAGAGCGAAAAAGGAAGATGTGGTCAAGCCAGGAGTTGGAATTCGATGGCTGACACCCCTCGGCACGGTCGTCACGCCTGGTCAAACCCTCGCGGTCATCTATTCCAATGACCGCATGGAAGCGTCCGCGGTAGGGGAAGCGATCAAAAAGGGATTAAAATTCGATTCCCGAAGCACGCGAGAATTTCCGCCTCTTTGGGATGCGAACTGA
- a CDS encoding PH domain-containing protein gives MRNDECERTIEVDYQTLDANIVVAERMVGAMVWAVLVAAGLISWLLIAFLVLDGMGRKSLLCGLGIGLCLAGLGILFWFDPLWKHRTTRWRETDGGFELKRGYVWWHHIFVPRERIQHTDVVQGPILRRFEMATLVINTAGTHEYSISVEGLPLHQAESLRSSLLPRREIPSIVAEVPQSVIPNPQPVSHECPSEPSNAPQAIESSVPSAPLEPTVESSVEPTVKTTVKPNRLGPTHEPS, from the coding sequence ATGCGAAACGACGAATGTGAACGAACGATCGAAGTAGACTATCAAACCCTGGATGCCAACATTGTGGTGGCGGAACGGATGGTTGGCGCCATGGTTTGGGCGGTGCTCGTGGCGGCTGGATTGATCAGTTGGTTATTGATTGCGTTTCTGGTCTTGGACGGTATGGGCAGGAAGTCCTTGCTATGCGGATTGGGAATCGGTCTTTGTCTTGCAGGACTCGGAATTCTCTTCTGGTTCGATCCGTTGTGGAAGCATCGCACGACCCGTTGGCGCGAAACGGACGGGGGTTTTGAGCTGAAACGTGGTTATGTCTGGTGGCACCATATATTCGTCCCAAGAGAGCGGATCCAACACACGGACGTCGTACAAGGCCCCATCCTGCGCCGCTTTGAAATGGCGACCTTGGTTATCAACACAGCTGGTACTCACGAGTACTCGATCAGCGTTGAAGGTTTGCCGTTGCATCAGGCGGAGTCGCTCCGGTCTTCGCTATTGCCTCGGCGGGAGATCCCATCGATCGTCGCAGAAGTTCCACAATCGGTGATACCCAACCCTCAACCGGTTTCGCACGAATGCCCGAGCGAACCCTCGAACGCACCCCAGGCGATCGAGTCCAGCGTGCCTTCTGCGCCTTTGGAACCCACGGTGGAATCTTCTGTGGAACCCACTGTGAAAACCACCGTGAAACCCAATCGATTGGGACCCACACATGAACCAAGCTAA
- a CDS encoding PH domain-containing protein, whose amino-acid sequence MNQANSAMESSERRSLHPLSLLFDVGSRIRENLVPALFAGFSVATGGMIGLYVGCTIFAIAIGFSIARYFTYRYTLTDSELQIDYGILFRTHRSIPVDRIQNIDSVQNLFHRLFHVAEVKIETASGSEPEAVMRVLGLEEIDRLRERLLTHAEPYRKASGAPSAVSNVDGSFEEKNASLPQADESVRLTPALPSEMLVLELPLRVLLQAGLLSNRGQVLAAVLIGYLIQSNSFSGDWWTGKVSSEQRAYWRNRIRDLWSSAVQQSESLGFGIGFWRSAVLLVIVLLLLLLLFRLFGMAWYVLKFSGYRLTSRGDELHVQCGLLTRVSATVPRRRIQVISVHRGWIARICGLASIRLETSGGGMGSDAEDASQTIGRRWFVPILNDSDLNRVLRSIDPELSWDLSAIDWVPLARNAGWRMIRAIWITTALLLAVVGVIAWFLDWRWMAWGGSIAAVFLVTGTMLARQRARSRKFARRGKFFLLRGGLLLQKTSIGFQEKIQSVSLRESPFDRRWNMASIAIDTAGAGIADHELRIEYLDAQDARREYGMLRNLPVSHA is encoded by the coding sequence ATGAACCAAGCTAATTCGGCGATGGAATCTTCAGAGAGGCGATCGCTCCATCCTCTTTCGCTCCTGTTCGATGTTGGAAGCCGAATCCGAGAGAATCTAGTTCCTGCTCTGTTTGCGGGTTTTTCTGTTGCGACCGGTGGGATGATCGGTTTGTATGTCGGATGTACGATCTTTGCGATCGCAATCGGCTTTTCGATTGCTCGCTACTTCACTTACCGGTACACGCTGACAGACAGCGAACTGCAAATTGATTACGGAATATTATTTCGTACCCATCGATCCATTCCGGTCGACCGAATTCAGAATATTGACTCGGTCCAAAATCTTTTCCATCGATTGTTCCATGTTGCCGAAGTGAAAATCGAAACGGCTTCGGGGAGCGAGCCAGAAGCGGTCATGAGGGTCCTCGGTTTGGAGGAGATCGATCGGCTGCGCGAAAGGTTGTTAACCCACGCAGAGCCATACAGGAAAGCAAGTGGTGCTCCATCCGCCGTTTCCAACGTCGATGGAAGTTTTGAAGAAAAGAATGCCTCTCTCCCTCAAGCTGACGAATCCGTTCGTTTGACTCCCGCTTTGCCCTCCGAGATGTTGGTCCTGGAGCTCCCGTTGCGAGTTTTGCTTCAGGCCGGACTACTGAGCAATCGCGGGCAGGTTTTGGCTGCTGTTTTGATCGGCTACTTAATTCAATCCAATTCGTTTTCAGGAGACTGGTGGACGGGCAAAGTGAGCTCGGAGCAGAGAGCGTACTGGCGGAATCGCATTCGGGATTTATGGTCCAGCGCCGTACAGCAATCCGAGTCGCTTGGTTTTGGGATCGGTTTCTGGCGAAGCGCTGTATTGCTGGTGATCGTTCTGTTGCTTCTCTTGCTCCTTTTTCGACTCTTCGGGATGGCGTGGTACGTTTTGAAGTTTTCGGGTTATAGACTGACGAGTCGGGGAGATGAGCTACATGTTCAGTGCGGCCTTTTGACACGAGTTTCTGCGACGGTTCCAAGGCGTCGCATTCAAGTCATTTCGGTGCACCGAGGTTGGATTGCGCGCATTTGCGGACTCGCTTCGATTCGACTCGAGACCTCAGGGGGAGGGATGGGAAGTGATGCGGAGGACGCTTCGCAGACCATTGGCCGGAGGTGGTTTGTCCCCATTTTGAATGACTCCGATTTGAACCGAGTATTGCGATCCATCGATCCTGAGCTGAGTTGGGACTTGTCCGCAATCGATTGGGTGCCGCTCGCTCGTAATGCAGGTTGGCGGATGATCCGAGCCATTTGGATCACGACAGCACTACTGCTGGCTGTCGTCGGGGTGATTGCATGGTTCCTCGATTGGCGATGGATGGCCTGGGGGGGATCGATTGCTGCAGTATTCTTGGTGACGGGAACGATGCTCGCGCGGCAGCGAGCGAGGAGCCGGAAGTTTGCGCGAAGGGGCAAGTTCTTTTTGCTTCGTGGTGGTTTGTTACTCCAGAAGACCTCCATTGGGTTCCAAGAGAAGATTCAGTCGGTATCGCTGCGAGAATCGCCGTTCGATCGGCGTTGGAACATGGCGTCCATTGCGATCGACACAGCGGGTGCGGGGATTGCGGATCACGAACTCCGGATCGAATACCTCGATGCCCAGGATGCGCGGCGGGAGTACGGAATGTTAAGGAATTTGCCAGTTTCCCATGCATGA
- a CDS encoding IS4 family transposase — translation MVSIPPRRSQANFSFGDSIKAFLLQPGLPFASILCEQHIRNVFRKHGCTMNGIYSTAIVLWAFMSQIMRDGKEAACQSAVARITAFFTLHGKSAPGADTGNYCRARAKLPEDALKELCLGVASEAEAKVESKWLWKSMHAKLIDGFTFKMPDTRKNQKEYPQHTAQKPGIGFPIARVLAVMSLATGCLLDATVGPFSGKETGETSLLRRLLKGFSAGDIVIADRFFCNYWLIAMFMKLNVHVCFRRKKGHTDFRTGKRLGKQDHLIQWYRPARPAWMSHEMYQSLPLVIELRELRYTVEAPGRKSGPFIIVTTLLEHKGDQGVSYEEISDLFSFRWNAELDIRSIKTFMNLNFVRCLSPEMVRRELWTTLLAYNLIRTTICSAASLSGKRPREISFVCASQYILSRCSKLLPSK, via the coding sequence TTGGTCTCTATACCACCAAGGCGATCTCAAGCCAATTTCAGCTTTGGAGATTCCATCAAGGCTTTCCTGCTGCAACCCGGACTGCCGTTTGCATCGATTCTTTGCGAGCAGCACATCAGAAATGTTTTTCGCAAGCACGGTTGCACGATGAATGGGATCTATTCCACCGCAATTGTCTTGTGGGCGTTCATGTCGCAAATTATGCGTGATGGGAAAGAAGCCGCTTGCCAGTCCGCCGTCGCTCGTATTACGGCATTCTTTACTCTTCACGGGAAGTCAGCACCCGGGGCCGATACGGGGAACTACTGTCGCGCAAGAGCAAAGCTTCCCGAGGACGCTTTGAAAGAACTATGCCTTGGTGTTGCCTCTGAAGCGGAAGCCAAGGTGGAGTCCAAATGGCTCTGGAAGTCTATGCATGCCAAGCTTATTGATGGATTTACTTTCAAAATGCCCGATACGCGAAAGAACCAGAAAGAGTATCCGCAGCATACTGCCCAAAAGCCAGGGATTGGTTTTCCTATTGCTCGTGTCTTGGCTGTGATGTCGTTGGCCACAGGTTGTTTGCTTGATGCAACGGTCGGTCCCTTCAGCGGAAAAGAAACGGGCGAAACCAGTCTTCTGCGTCGGTTGCTCAAAGGTTTTTCAGCGGGAGATATCGTGATTGCTGACCGCTTCTTTTGTAACTACTGGTTGATCGCGATGTTCATGAAATTGAACGTTCATGTTTGTTTTCGCAGGAAGAAGGGACACACAGATTTTCGAACTGGAAAGCGATTGGGTAAACAAGATCACTTGATTCAGTGGTATCGTCCCGCTCGTCCGGCCTGGATGAGCCACGAGATGTACCAATCCTTACCGCTCGTGATCGAACTACGGGAGTTGCGATATACGGTCGAAGCTCCGGGCCGTAAATCAGGCCCGTTTATCATTGTGACAACATTGCTAGAGCACAAGGGTGACCAGGGTGTTAGCTATGAGGAGATATCCGATCTGTTTAGCTTTCGTTGGAATGCAGAACTTGACATCCGTTCTATCAAGACGTTTATGAATTTAAACTTTGTGAGATGCTTATCGCCCGAGATGGTCAGGCGAGAGTTATGGACGACGCTTCTTGCCTACAACTTGATTCGAACAACGATTTGCTCTGCCGCTTCGCTCTCTGGAAAGCGGCCGCGAGAGATCAGCTTCGTCTGTGCTAGCCAGTACATCCTAAGCAGGTGCTCAAAACTACTTCCATCAAAGTGA
- a CDS encoding IS630 family transposase, producing MGRYATKFATVTQDDREWLRGQWKNGETHTTRCRAHAIILSAQHLSTVEISLILAVTYETISSWLDRWEELGRDGILDADRPGRPPILDQKDLDAVRKIVQEHPPEPSVILNEALKETDKAFSRSTLRRAIKKMGFRWKRLRLSLKKQRDSKAFQKASQHLKALIESDEVNVVYLDEAHFSASGVVSYAWQQKGQRLLIPISGRTRKGMQVIGFQSSKGRVRTYVQRSNICGKTIVAAINDYLKTIRRKTVLVLDNASPHTCNEVKSHLDDWSRKGLILYHLPAYSPELNAIEHLWNKVKHQMLPRTAWESIETLGKCLLESLKRLGVVREFEPMPSL from the coding sequence ATGGGACGATATGCGACCAAATTCGCGACGGTTACGCAGGATGATCGTGAATGGCTTAGAGGACAATGGAAGAACGGCGAAACTCATACGACGCGGTGTCGTGCTCACGCGATTATCCTTAGCGCACAGCATTTGAGCACCGTAGAAATCAGTCTGATTTTGGCGGTAACATACGAGACGATTAGCAGTTGGTTAGATCGTTGGGAAGAATTGGGACGGGATGGAATACTGGATGCGGATAGACCGGGAAGGCCTCCCATTCTGGACCAAAAGGATCTCGATGCAGTTCGGAAGATCGTTCAAGAGCATCCGCCGGAACCAAGCGTGATTCTCAATGAAGCATTGAAAGAAACCGACAAGGCATTCAGCCGTTCGACCCTTCGCAGGGCCATCAAGAAAATGGGCTTTCGTTGGAAACGTCTCCGGCTTTCCCTCAAAAAGCAAAGAGATTCTAAGGCATTCCAGAAGGCGTCACAGCACCTGAAAGCATTGATTGAATCCGATGAGGTCAACGTTGTTTACCTAGATGAAGCACACTTCTCGGCTTCAGGTGTGGTGAGCTATGCGTGGCAGCAGAAGGGGCAACGATTGTTAATTCCCATAAGCGGTAGAACTCGAAAGGGCATGCAAGTAATCGGATTCCAATCGTCGAAGGGACGAGTTCGAACGTATGTGCAACGTTCGAATATTTGTGGGAAGACAATTGTTGCCGCGATCAATGACTATCTGAAAACCATTCGCCGCAAAACAGTTCTCGTTCTTGACAATGCAAGCCCGCATACTTGCAATGAGGTCAAATCTCATCTTGACGATTGGTCACGGAAGGGATTAATCCTTTATCATCTTCCTGCCTACAGTCCAGAATTGAACGCGATTGAGCATCTTTGGAATAAAGTGAAGCATCAGATGCTTCCACGAACCGCTTGGGAGTCGATTGAGACGCTCGGGAAATGCCTATTGGAATCGCTCAAAAGACTTGGAGTCGTTCGGGAGTTCGAACCAATGCCATCACTTTGA
- a CDS encoding 2'-5' RNA ligase family protein yields the protein MYRRQASLYLPNLLHIESLRIRHNPLQARLIPAHVTLCREDEVTDWDAFQARLVSLCPFEITLGFDAPVRDKDFVFLPVREGLEEFHQFRSALMQGEPRKHTPHVTIIHPRNGTCTDPIIRDISANIAPFTCTFREVMLIEQVGDGVWNKVAQVGTSHESHFRNPFNEQSDSPKSPPRGDLELTLASPPMHYRVAENETSRSG from the coding sequence ATGTATCGCCGCCAAGCCAGTCTTTACCTGCCGAATCTATTGCACATTGAGTCGCTGCGCATCCGACATAACCCATTGCAAGCCCGCCTCATTCCCGCGCACGTTACGCTTTGTCGCGAAGACGAGGTCACCGATTGGGACGCGTTTCAAGCGAGATTGGTGTCCCTTTGTCCTTTCGAAATCACTCTTGGGTTTGATGCCCCTGTCAGAGATAAGGACTTTGTCTTCCTCCCTGTCCGCGAGGGGCTCGAAGAATTTCACCAATTCCGCTCCGCTCTTATGCAAGGGGAACCGCGAAAACATACTCCTCACGTTACGATCATCCATCCACGAAACGGAACTTGTACGGACCCAATCATTCGAGACATTTCGGCGAACATTGCTCCATTCACATGCACCTTTCGAGAGGTAATGTTGATCGAACAAGTGGGCGATGGCGTTTGGAATAAAGTCGCACAAGTTGGTACATCCCACGAATCACACTTCCGCAATCCATTCAACGAACAAAGCGATTCACCCAAGTCACCCCCACGCGGCGACTTGGAATTGACCCTTGCGTCCCCGCCGATGCATTATCGCGTTGCGGAGAACGAAACGAGCCGCTCTGGCTAG
- a CDS encoding NUDIX hydrolase gives MSGPDSSIRDQGRHGVVAVIQEESRLLVIRRSALVRAPNLLCFPGGGIEPGESIAEAMRREMLEELQLPIHIERHLWSSVTRWGTHLEWLLCHRAEQSEPVPNPDEVSEVMWLTQNEILVRDDLLGSLPDFFQALENKQFEL, from the coding sequence GTGAGCGGCCCTGACTCTTCTATTCGCGATCAAGGCCGACACGGTGTGGTGGCGGTCATTCAAGAAGAATCGCGACTGCTGGTGATCCGACGCTCGGCATTGGTTCGGGCTCCCAACCTCCTCTGCTTCCCAGGAGGAGGGATCGAGCCCGGGGAATCGATCGCCGAAGCAATGCGGCGAGAGATGCTCGAGGAACTACAGCTTCCCATTCACATCGAACGACACCTTTGGTCGTCGGTTACACGCTGGGGCACCCACCTGGAATGGCTGCTCTGCCATCGCGCCGAACAATCCGAACCGGTCCCAAATCCCGACGAAGTCTCCGAGGTGATGTGGCTAACCCAAAACGAGATCTTGGTCCGCGACGACCTTCTCGGTAGCCTTCCTGACTTCTTTCAAGCGCTCGAGAACAAACAATTCGAGCTTTGA